One genomic segment of Helianthus annuus cultivar XRQ/B chromosome 14, HanXRQr2.0-SUNRISE, whole genome shotgun sequence includes these proteins:
- the LOC110881447 gene encoding kinesin-related protein 4-like produces MTQTAVGHLQQVRARISLEEIGDFNFASNVQVKNVEKKVDAVLIENKRLADREKILEMRAKKVESENKPLLKKIEADQIEMDIMKVKLAELEEEKARRDEQNKYFELKNKEFEAAKAVKEHELYMMNKVIENMIEQRFEEIEVEELRAKRQAEIDAEMKYKGKGVEGSEIAERSIVLSTDPDVLFKDITAEGDEEDDDEEDEDDEKVDDVDDIFSASSRSDDDDDDDQGGTGVTVTEALTEQNVDDLMHDHAHEDRESAESEGSK; encoded by the exons atgacccaaaccgccgtaggccATTTGCAGCAAGTtagagctc GTATTTCTCTTGAAGAGATTGGAGATTTCAACTTTGCTAGTAATGTTCAAGTAAAGAATGTGGAAAAGAAAGTTGATGCAGTTTTGATTGAGAATAAGAGATTGGCAGATCGTGAAAAGATTCTTGAGATGCGTGCCAAGAAGGTTGAATCTGAAAACAAGCCTTTGCTAAAGAAAATTGAAGCAGATCAGATCGAGATGGATATAATGAAAGTGAAACTTGCTGAGCTAGAGGAAGAAAAGGCACGTAGAGACGAACAGAACAAGTACTTTGAATTGAAGaacaaagaatttgaagctgCCAAAGCGGTGAAAGAACATGAGTTGTACATGATGAACAAAGTGATCGAGAATATGATTG AGCAGAGGTTTGAGGAAATAGAAGTTGAAGAGTTAAGAGCGAAACGCCAAGCTGAAATTGATGCCGAAATGAAGTATAAAGGAAAAGGTGTTGAAGGTTCTGAAATTGCAGAAAGATCAATAGTTCTATCTACTGATCCT GATGTATTATTTAAAGATATTACTGCTGAAggtgatgaagaggatgatgacgaagaggatgaagatgatgagaaagttgATGATGTAGATGATATATTCTCTGCTAGCAGTCGCagtgatgacgatgatgacgatGATCAGGGAGGTACGGGTGTTACTGTTACTGAAGCATTGACTGAACAGAATGTTGATGATTTAATGCATGATCATGCACATGAAGATCGTGAAAGTGCTGAAAGTGAGGGGAGCAAGTGA